A single Candoia aspera isolate rCanAsp1 chromosome 5, rCanAsp1.hap2, whole genome shotgun sequence DNA region contains:
- the HMGB1 gene encoding high mobility group protein B1, with translation MGKGDPKKPRGKMSSYAYFVQTCREEHKKKHPDASVNFSEFSKKCSERWKTMSAKEKGKFEDMARADKVRYEREMKSYVPPKGESKKKFKDPNAPKRPPSAFFLFCSEYRPKIKGEHPGLSIGDVAKKLGEMWNNTSAEDKQPFEKKAAKLKEKYEKDIAAYRAKGKPDAAKKVAPKPEKSKKKKEEEDDDEEDEEEEEEEEEEEEEEEEEEDDE, from the exons ATGGGCAAAGGTGATCCTAAAAAGCCAAGAGGTAAAATGTCCTCATATGCCTATTTTGTGCAAACCTGCCGGGAAGAGCACAAGAAGAAACACCCAGATGCTTCAGTGAACTTCTCAGAGTTCTCAAAGAAATGTTCAGAAAGGTGGAAG ACTATGTCTgctaaggaaaaggggaaatttGAAGATATGGCACGAGCTGACAAGGTTCGttatgaaagagaaatgaaaagttACGTACCCCCCAAAGGAGAgtcaaaaaagaaattcaaggaTCCAAACGCACCAAAGAGGCCTCC TTCagcatttttcttattttgctCTGAGTATCGTCcaaaaattaaaggagaacatCCTGGTCTTTCTATTGGGGATGTTGCAAAGAAACTTGGAGAGATGTGGAATAATACATCTGCAGAGGATAAGCAGCCCTTTGAAAAGAAGGCTGCTAAACTGAAGGAGAAATATGAAAAG GATATTGCTGCATACCGAGCTAAGGGAAAGCCTGATGCAGCCAAAAAGGTAGCTCCTAAGcctgaaaaaagcaagaaaaagaaagaagaggaagatgatgatgaagaagatgaagaggaggaggaggaagaggaggaggaagaagaggaagaagaagaggaagaagatgatgaATAA